One Gadus chalcogrammus isolate NIFS_2021 chromosome 4, NIFS_Gcha_1.0, whole genome shotgun sequence DNA segment encodes these proteins:
- the LOC130380601 gene encoding LOW QUALITY PROTEIN: NACHT, LRR and PYD domains-containing protein 12-like (The sequence of the model RefSeq protein was modified relative to this genomic sequence to represent the inferred CDS: inserted 1 base in 1 codon): protein MNWKEILTCSHCHHTLTDVFCCFSHSGSAAFECQHKIKSRLKENSCCVFEGIAKAGHPTPLNDIYTELYITERGSGEVNQEHEVRLIETASRKPAKEETPIRCEDIFKPLLGKEKSIRTLMTTGVAGIGKTILTHKFTLDWAEGKANQDIHFTFLLTFRELNLLKGTEFSLVELLHLLFSETKEARIYGYDPFQVVFILDGLDECRLPLDFQNNTIWTDVTKSTSVDVLLTNLIRGYLLPSARIWITTRPAAANQIPAEYVDRVTEVRGFTDPQKEEYFRKRFRDGKMANKIISHVKKSRSLHIMCHIPVFCWITAKILEDILKKSQIEEMPRTVTQMYSYFLWVQSIQADRKYHEKAETDPFWGPESKKIIVSLGKLAFNQLEKGNLIFYEADLADNGIDIKEASVCSGVFTQIFKEECGMYQARVFCFVHLSLQEFLAALYVFLFFIDTGINLLSEEXTTSGEDKLLLLYQSAVDKALQSENGHLDLFLRFLLGLSLETNQIVLRGLLGQTGTGSLTNTKTVSYIREKINGDLSPERSINLFHCLNELNDRSLVEEIEQYLTSGSLSGEYLFPARLSALAFILQTSEQELDVFDLKKYSASEGCLLRLLPVVKASKTSLLNGCHLSDYCCEALASVLCSNSSSLRELDLSTNNLQDSGVKLLSAGLGSPHCTLDTLRLNDCRLSEVGCEALASVLSSSSNLRELHLSTNDLQDSGVKLLSAGLGSPHCTLETLGLNRCHLSERCCEALASVLSSNSSRLRELDLSTNDLQDSGVKLLSAGLGSPHCTLETLSLSGCLVTQEGCASLASALSSNPSHLRELDLSYNHPGDSGAALLSAGLEDPRWRLDTLSVEHGGVWRLKPAPQRYACELTLDPNTADRGLSLSEDNRKVTVVGVDQSCPDHPERFDRGQVLGREALTGRCYWEVEWEGWIYIGVTYRGITRRGRGDENWLGRNNKSWVLDCYDGLYSARYDCTVTDLRLRPAGSTRVGVYLDRPAGTLSFYRVSPGGGGSSDTLTHLHTFWSSFTQEDLL, encoded by the exons ATGAACTGGAAG GAAATATTGACATGTTCCCACTGTCACCATACACTaactgatgtcttctgttgttttTCTCATTCAGGATCTGCTGCTTTCgagtgccaacataaaatcaagtctCGTTTGAAGGAGAATTCctgctgtgtgtttgagggaattgctAAAGCAGGACATCCAACACCTCTGAATGACATCTACACAGAGCTctacatcacagagagaggcagtggagaggtcaaccaggaacatgaggtcagactgattgaaacagcttccaggaaaccggccaaggaagaaacaccaatcagatgtgaagacatctttaaacccttacttGGAAAAGAAAAATCAATCCGGACAttaatgacaactggagtggccggcattggtaaaaccatcttaacacacaagttcactctggactgggctgaaggcaaagCTAACCAagacatacacttcacatttctcctcactttcagagagctgaatttacttaAAGGGAcagagtttagcttggtggaacttcttcatctcCTCTTTAGTGAGACCAAAGAAGCACGAATCTACGGATATGACCCgttccaagttgtcttcatcttggatggtctggatgagtgtcgacttcctctggacttccagaacaacacGATCTGGACAgatgtcacaaagtccacctcAGTGGACGTGCttctgacaaacctcatcaggggctacctgcttccctccgctcgcatctggataaccacacgccctgcggcagccaatcagatccctgctgagtatgttgacagggtgacagaggtgagggggttcaccgacccacagaaggaggagtacttcagaaAAAGATTCAGAGACGGCAAGATGGCCAACAAAATCATCTCCCACGtaaagaaatcacgaagcctccacatcatgtgtcacatcccagtcttctgttggatcactgcaaAAATTCTGGAGGACATCTTAAAGAAATCCCAGATAGAAGAGATGCCCaggaccgtgactcagatgtacagctaCTTCCTTTGGGTTCAGTCGATACAGGCGGACAGGAAGTATCATGAGAAAGCTGAAACTGATCCATTCTGGGGTCCAGAGAGCAAGAAaatcattgtttctctgggaaaactggcttttaaccagctggagaaaggcaacctgatcttttacgaggcagacctggcagaCAATGGCATCGACATCAAAGAAGCCTCAGTGTGCTCAGGAGtcttcacccagatctttaaagaggagtgcgGGATGTACCAGGCCAGGGTGTtttgctttgtccatctgagcctccaggagtttctggctgctctttatgtctttctgttctTCATCGACACTGGtatcaatctgctctcagaag ccaccaccTCTGGGgaagataaactcctcctcctctaccagagtgctgtggacaaggccttacagagtgagaacggacacctggacttgttcctccgcttcctcctgggcctctctctggagaccaatcagattgtcctacgaggtctgctgggacagacaGGAACTGGCTCACTGACCAATACAAaaacagtgtcttacatcaGGGAGAAGATAAatggagatctctctccagagagaagcatcaatctgttccactgtctgaatgagctgaacgaccgttctctggtggaggagatcgaacagtacctgacatcaggaagtctctccgGAGAATATCTCTTTCCTGCTCGACTGTCAGCTCTGGCCTTCATCCTGCAGACATCAGAacaggagctggacgtgtttgacctgaagaaatactctgcttcagagggGTGTCTTCTAAGGCTGCTACCAGTGGTGAAAGCCTCCAAAAcctctct gctcaatggctgtcatctgtcagattactgctgtgaagctctggcctcagttctctgctccaactcctctagtctgagagagctggacctgagtaccaataacctgcaggattcaggagtgaagctgctctctgctggactggggagtccacactgtacactggacactctcag GCTCAATGACTGTCGTCTGTCAGAGGTaggctgtgaagctctggcctcagttctcagctccagctcTAATCTGAGAGAGCTgcacctgagtaccaatgatctgcaggattcaggagtgaagctgctctctgctggactggggagtccacactgtacactggaaactctcgg gctGAAtcgctgtcatctgtcagagagatgctgtgaagctctggcctcagttctcagctccaactcctctcgtctgagagagctggacctgagtaccaatgatctgcaggattcaggagtgaagctgctctctgctggactggggagtccacactgtacactggaaactctcag cttgtctggctgcctggtcacacaggaaggctgtgcttctctggcctcagctctgagctccaacccctcccatctgagggagctggacctgagctacaatcacccaggagactctggagctgcgctgctctctgctggactggaggatccacgctggagactggacactctcag tgtggagcacggtggagtgtggaggctgaaaccagctccaCAGAgat atgcctgtgaactcacactggaccccaacacggccgacagaggactctctctgtctgaggacaacaggaaggtgacggtgGTTGGAGTGGACCAGTCGtgtccggatcacccagagagatttgaccggggccaggtgttgggtagagaggctctgactggccgctgttactgggaggtagagtgggaaggatggatttatataggagtgacatacagaggaatcacaaggagaggacggGGTGATGAAAACTGGCTTGgacggaacaacaagtcctgggttcttGATTGTTATGATGGTCTTTACTCTGCCCGGTACGACTGTACAGTGACAGACCTCCGtctccgccccgctggctccaccagagtaggagtgtatctggaccggcctgctgggactctgtccttctacagagtgtccccaggtggaggagggtcctcagacacactgacacacctccacaccttctggtcctccttcacccaggaggacctcctc